The Pseudomonadota bacterium genome includes the window ATGTCGGCCTTGATTTTCAGCAGCAGCAGCAGGGGCATGACCAGATGATTGAGCAGCATCGTGCTCAAGGTGACCGAGGAAACCACGACCATGCCGGTGGCGGCCGAAAGGCCGCCGATAAAAACAAATATCGACAAAGCTTCCTGGGAGTGGAGCAGGGGCAAGGTCAGGACGTAAGTGTCGGCGATCGAGGCCGGCCCGCCGATTTCGAGCAGGCCGCCGAAAGAGATCGGAATGACGAACAGATTGATCAGAAAAAGATAGAGGGGAAACATGAACATAGCTTTCCGGATATGTTTTTCCTCCTGGTTTTCGATGACGGCGATATGAAACTGGCGCGGGAGAAAGAGGACGGCCGCCATGGAGAGAATCACCATGGTCAACCATGACTGGTAGCTGTTGTCCGGCGAGGTGTTGATCAGGAGCAGCTTCTGGTGAACCGGATGAGCCGCGATTTGGCCTAAAATATCCTGAAAGCCGTCGAACAGGCCGTAGGTGACAAAGAGGCCGGCGCTGAAAAAAGCCAGCAGCTTGACGATTGATTCAAGGGCGACGGCGGCGACCATCCCTTCATGTTTTTCCGCAGCATCGAGATAGCGCGCTCCGAAGAGGGAGCCGAAAATCGCGAGGACGATGGAGATGTAAAATGCCGTGCCGAAATAGAAGGGATGTTCGTGGGGAAAGCTGCCCGGGACGGACTGGCTTCCGGGACGGAGCTCGGGATGGACCAGGATATCAAAGGTTGTCGAGATCGATTTAAGTTGCAGCGCGATATAGGGCATGATGCCGATGATGGCGAGAACCGTGACGATGGCGCCGAGGCGGGCGCATTTGCCATAGCGCGAACTGATAAAGTCGGCGATCGAGGTGATGTTGTTTTCCCGGCTGACGCGGATCATCTTGCGCAGAATGAAGCCCCAGGAAAAAGCGGCCAGGGTTGGGCCGATGTAGATGGTTATGAATTTAAAGCCGCTGTTGGCGGCTTCGCCGACGCTGCCGTAAAAGGTCCAGGAAGAGCAGTAAACCGCCAGTGTCAGGGCGTAGATATAGGGATTTGAAACAATGCTTTTCCCTTTAAGTTTACGCAGATCGGCGTAGTAAGCTGCCGCGAAAAGGAGCAGCAGATAGCTCAGGGCGATGGTAGCGATCAGCAGGTAACGGGGCGTGCAGTCGATGGTTTTTATCTCCTTCGCTTATAAAAACGCCGAAATCATGGTGGGTGAAGGGCCGGAAGAGGGCCCCACCGGTTTGGTGTTGGTCAAAGTGTCTTGTCAGCTTCCCGTCTGGCCGGAGAGCCAGACGTAAATCACGATCACGATAATTGAAAGAAACCAGCCGATGATCAGATACAGGAAAAAAAGTGGGTAGCCGAAAATGATCAGATCCTTGTTGAAGATATGGATGATTGGGTAGTTGATCAGAAAAAAACCAAGAATGAAAAAGATCACCCACCACTCCTTTTTGTAGAGGATAGACAAAGGTCTTTTCATGATGTCACCTCGTCAGGGGGGGGCGCCGTCAGCCGGGCCCGCGTGGTTTCGTCGTTTATCTTAAAATGATAACCGCTGCGGCAAAAAAATCAATGTTATTGGGTCGCAGGCCTGGCCATGGCGTGCCAGCTTTCGACCCCTGCCGCCCGGGCCAGGGCCGCCAGCAGGAGGTTATATTCGTAAAGAGCGTTGAAATATCCGGCTTCGGCTTCCGTCAGGGCCGCCTGGGCATCGAGAATTTCGGTGGCGGTGCTGAGCTGGTTGCGGTACCGGAGCTGGGTGACCCGGTAATTTTCCCGGGCCAGCTCGACCTCGTCGGCCGCCGTGGCGATATTTTGAAAAGAGGTGGCGGCGTTTTCATAATTGTGCTTGATTTCTAGGGCGATTTCATCACTTACCTGTTTCAGGGCCTGTTCGGCTTCAGCCGCGGCCGCCCGGGCGTGCTCGATCTGATGGCCGCGTTCGCCCCAGTCCCAGAGTCGCCAGCCGGCAGCCACGGCGATGGTGGTATTGTGGGGCGTCGAGGTGATGCCGTCGCCGTCGAGGCTGGATTGATTACCCATGCGCGTATGTTCAGCCTGCAAGGTAAGCGTCGGATAATATTTGCCTTGTTCAAGTTTAAGGTGATGTCCGGCCGAGGCGATCGCGTAATTGGCGAGTTTCAGCTCAGGCCGCAGTTTTAGGGCCAGTTCGGTCGCCTGCAGCAGGGAGAAATTCATAGGGCGGCGATGAGGTTCGTCGCTGATCGTGAAGCTGCGGTCGCGTTCAATCTGCATGATGGTCGCGAGCCGGGCCCGGGCCAGGCTGACCGCGGTTTCGGCTCGAAGTCGCTGTTGGCGGGCCTGACTCAGTTTCACCCTGGAGTAGAGCAGGTCGCTTAAAGGAATCAGCTCATGGTCGTAAAAGAGCTGGGCGTCGCGGGCTTGGGCTTCGAGACGTGCTACCGTGCGGTCCGCGGTGTCGGTGAATTTGAGTTGCTTGAGATACTCGAAGTAGGCGGCGGTGGTTTCGTAGGTGATTTCGAGGTGGGCGAGTTCCGCCTCGGCCTGAGCCTGTTTGATGCCGAGCCGGCGCAGACGAAAATTTTCGATGAGACTGAAACCGGAGAAGAGGGGCTGCGTCA containing:
- a CDS encoding TolC family protein, which produces MTNSKTRILPENRASAMFANLCDYRALILVLLVLLGPSTTPAADPSDYNLSQCLELARQNHPRIKLQQFRLRQAQELSRAAKTEFLPRLDAGYSFLYRDRINAYDIGGYSFPANTHDAYNLNVTLTQPLFSGFSLIENFRLRRLGIKQAQAEAELAHLEITYETTAAYFEYLKQLKFTDTADRTVARLEAQARDAQLFYDHELIPLSDLLYSRVKLSQARQQRLRAETAVSLARARLATIMQIERDRSFTISDEPHRRPMNFSLLQATELALKLRPELKLANYAIASAGHHLKLEQGKYYPTLTLQAEHTRMGNQSSLDGDGITSTPHNTTIAVAAGWRLWDWGERGHQIEHARAAAAEAEQALKQVSDEIALEIKHNYENAATSFQNIATAADEVELARENYRVTQLRYRNQLSTATEILDAQAALTEAEAGYFNALYEYNLLLAALARAAGVESWHAMARPATQ